Part of the Rissa tridactyla isolate bRisTri1 chromosome 3, bRisTri1.patW.cur.20221130, whole genome shotgun sequence genome, CCTCCACACAGAGTCACAGGAACAACGGTTGCACGCGCAATACATTTGAGACTCGTGTAAGCATCTGGAGGACTGGGACCGCAGGTCAGGAAATGGAAGTGGTGGTCGACATCCTGGCTTTTTGATTATAAATACCTGTTTAGATTGCTAAATGTAGTTTCTACCGTGGACGCGTATGTTCTCATGCTCATGTGttgtacagaaaacaaacagacagatACAATTTTCCATATAATCCACCACTTAATGCAGCATTTCCCCAGAATTGCCATAATAGTGCTTTTGACGTTGCATTGTTAGTAATTCTTTGCATAACAACAATTTTCCTCATCTGGAACCTTAGTGTTTTATTCACAGATCATTACATGGCTGGCTAATGAAGAAGTTCCCTTTCTTTTGGGCAGAActctgaaaacacagttttgtttttccaatgttatttagggaaaaaagaaaaccctaaaatTTAAGTTTCCCTTTCAAGTAGTGGTCTGAAATGATTACAGGTAAGGAGAACTACCAGATTTCTCAATGGTTATGTGACTATGGAAACTGAGCCTTGCTTTCTGTTCACAGAGCTTTATGAACAGAGAAGTAATTTAAGATGTTTGCTGAAGGAAATGACAATGGACTCTAGAAGAGAAACTGCAGCTTAGATGGCTATTTTGGCtttggaaaacagaacaaaaaacccaaagaaaaccagTGACAGAAATACTGTGTTGTGGTACAAGTTTGTTACTAGCACACCTTCTATACACACACAATAACTTGACAGCAAGTTAAAATATCTTCCGAGTGAGATTTCATTCACTACACCACCCCGTTTCTAGAAATGCCAAAGCTTGCTAACATGCTGATGGTACCGCAGAGGCAAGACGGACACAGCCTGGAGATGTTCTACAATCCACCACCATTTAAAGCAGTTCTTTTCTCAAACtcattttaactggaaaaaaaaaaaagaaaaagaaagaacatgtaCAAGACAGTCTGTTTTGATTACAGATTAATAATACAAAAGTCTATGCTGTAGGTTAGTTAGTTAGAACACTTGATGAGCAAATCAATGCAGTGTGAGCCCCAGACGACCGAATGTAAAGTGATCCAAACTGGTGGTTTCTGGATGCTGTTGGGCACAGtggctgcatcaaaataagtgATCTCAATGCTCCAAAACCAACGTGTTCCTTGAACTACAGGAAAAACGTAACACTTTGAATGCATCTGTAGTCATCCAGCAGCTTTGTGTTTTCCACCACAGCACCTGCACATGACCCCACAGTGGTAACAAGCCCGAAGCGGCAAGTAACAGCACATACATGGAGCAATGAAAGACAAGGCTATAAGGGCCATCCACCGGAGGCAAAACATTTCATCACTGGTGTCACACGAGCAAGGATCTGTATAGTCTCCTTCTGGATCGGACATACAGTGATAGAGCATAGTGTCTGCGCACCACATACAGCTCACTCGATGGATGCAAGTCTTGACGCGGTCTGGAGCATCCTGGCATTGACCCCGTTTGTTCTCCTCGTGGTTGAACATATCCCTGCAGTACACGCACCGCGACCTCTCACCATCTTCCTTCCGCCTGGGCTTGAATTTGACAGGTTGAGTCTTTATCACAGCACCCTTGATATCTTCACCCAGGTCAAAGTCCGAGTTGTCTACGTAAGGATAAGTGTATTCGTGTTTTGAGGCCTCGCTTTTGGCAAAACGTACGTAGGAGTCCATGTCATCAGGATCAAAGTTCTTTCCTCGTGCTGGGGCATGGCGATAGTCCTCGTATCCAGTCATCCAAATCTTTTCCCGAGGATTGATGCGCACTATCTCCTCGTCATCGTCTGGAAAGTTGACGTGCCGGTAGGATCGCGGTACTGACTGCGGAAGTAGAGATggagatgaagaggaaaaaaagataaataagctCACTTTGCTACCAGCAATCACTGTCTCCTTGCTTAGTGAAAAGCCAGTATTTAACagttttgtctttccttctttgtACGCCCTTCGCCATGACCCATCACAGAGTTTCAGCCTTCGGCTCAGGAACGAGTACAATTAGGAATGAGTACAATTGTCACAGACCTACAATGGTCTGTGTTTACATGGTACAACATAACATATTAAATCGCAGTGTAAatcactccccccctcccccccccccctttttttttttttcaggaattggAAGCCATGTAAAGCTaactgagaaggaaaaggggaggaagggagggggggtcTTCCAGGGATGTGGGGGGAAAACTAAACACCAGTCTTAGCTATAGCAGACACAGCCCTTTAGGTCGCAACACTAGGAAGAAACCTTACTTGTTCTAGATGGTAGTGGTCAGAGCTATAATGGTCGTGAAGGTGTCCACGAGTGCAAATTCTTCGATGTTCGCAGGATGCAGGAGAAGCCAGAGTTCGCACAGGCTGTTCCCTTTTTTGAGAGGAGTTAGAGGAGCTATCTGTAGCATtctgttttaaatggaaaggggggaaaaaaatcgtCATACATTCAGCTGTTACTGCACGCGGTATTAAAAGAGATGTTTTGCCACTCGCTAACTCTGCGCACACCTGCAATACTGGCAACACCTGACAGCAGGCAGCTTCATAAAGTTTCACATAAAATACTTGAAAGAGGCAGATCTGTTGCCAGGCCATTAAAGCTGTTGCCAcacacatggaaaaataatatgCCATAGCCTACCCATGACATTTTCACCAACACCACTCGTATTTGCTTGGCATGTTACTTGTTATACTGGGCATTGCGGGATGATGAGCTTTCATGCTAGAAGCTACCTCTGAAGAGCAAAGTTAAACTCCATCAAATGATGCAATTGTGTAAGTCCTGCGGGCAGACTCAGACAGAGGATCTGTGTGCCCAGGCTACAAAAATACTGGCAATTTTGATGACTTGCAAGCGCCCCATTAAGCCAAAAACTCCTTTACACATTCTTCTCCGAACACTCACCAAATTCCAGTTCATCACAGGCTACTTGAATAGccagctttcctttaaaaaattcagggttgtttttttttttcctcattttgtcaCTAATCTCTAATGTGCAATGAATGTTACTTGTGTTTTTATACATTCCTGGCTCACGGTGAGCACTTTCTTTAGGTTAATTAGTTACATCATTACACAACAACAATCATGAAAGGGTGAAATATCACTCAATAACATGCTGTTGCCAACACCCGCAGCTTCTTAGTATACATATTTCTCCTCCTGGAGAAATACACAGTGGGGTACCAGTCTTAGCTACCCTCTCTCCATAGGCCCTCCTTGGTTAAAATAGTTTCCATACAATATCTAGACATTCAGAGTTTTGACCACTAATTCTTTTCATAGattggttggggtttttcatATTACCATCAATATCAAGAGGACAGCTGTTAAATGCACTAACAGATGAGGAGCAGGAAAAAGAACCTCCATGCACAATGATTAGAAGAGTTGTAACATTGCACCTGCCTGAAATACCTAAAATATTGGTGCTTTGAACTAAGAAAAATCTCCATCCCCCTCCAGCTAACAAGCTGTGCTGCAGCTAGGATGAGTCCAAGGGAAAGGTTTCCTATTTGACACAACAGTTGGCTAAAGACACAACCTCAAAAGCGGAGAAAAGTTGTATCAGTAGCGCGAGAAGACTGGTTTTACCTGAAAAACCTTCTCCCCTTGTCAAGAATGCACTctctaaatattattttccaaTGAATCGTACTAGACACGTCTGTTACTCCAAGAATACAAGAACACTCATTGTGGATATTTGTTTATTCTGAAAACAGCGCTCTGCAAGACTCTGTCCAAAGGTGAGCACACCTTAAAGCATTACAACACAAAATAGATGTTGATTCTCTTTAACCGGTGTAGCAGTTAAAAGCACTGAACTCCCAACTTACTTTATTGAAAGCAAATATTCAGATGTGTTTGCAGTGTGATGTAAAGCCAGGCTGGGTTATCTGAGAGGTACAACAAGCAGGATAAGTTTTGAATGAATGAATGGCTGACCCACCCATGAGGAACAGACTTTTAATGCACGTTTGTTTTGGGTGTgtgtgggttgttgggtttttttgtggttttttgtttgtttgttttacacaaGTACCTAGAAGCAGAACAACTCTTGAAGATAGTTAACAACACCTCTAAAATGTAACTGCACTGATAGTCAGGCTCTTTTTAAAACGGGGTTTCATCAGCCCAGTCTTCATAACGTATTAGACAAAGGCACTTCAAATCTGGGGTTTAAACCCTTCAAAGCTAATTTCTTGTGCCTGTACCTTTAGGTCCTACAATATCTAGCACATTCTGGggatgtttcaaaagaaaatgagcagCTCCTACAAGCCAGTACTTCATAATAACATTATGCTTCCAACCTAACTGGAAAACCTGGGAAGAGTTAGGGTTTAGTTACAACAGCCACCTCACATGAGTACCTTTTTGCAGCGCCGTGTGTGGTGCAGACCCAGATGCCAAGTTCTAATTCAAGCTTCTCAGAACAACAACAGAGGCACACACCCCATAGTCCTGGCAAGCCTCATCCAGTGCTCTCAAAGTTACACTTTGACTGGCATGAACCAAAAAGGAGGCAGGGCCATAACATGGTGCTGTGCCAGCCAGTAGGACCACTCACCTCCACTGGCACCGCGGCCAAGCCCTGCTGGGACAAGCCTTTTGTGGATACCCTCTGAAAACATCATAGGTGCTCATGGTCAAAATAACGAAGCCTGGGAAAATTATCCAACTGGAGGAGGTTGCACATACTGGCCTGCAACCCCCTCACCCACctagatgaaaataaaaatcccaaactggaTAGAACTGCTAGATAATCTCAGCGGGGCAGCTGGGAGCTATAACCAGCCCTCCAAGCCGCCTGCTATTTGCTGCCTCTCGGGGAAGGCAGTATTTCTGCAACAGGCAATTGGAAAAGAGGCTGTAGTGATTTTTATCTTGCTCGATTCTTATCTACCCTTGCTTTCCTCCACACCTTATTCTCCTTCAGACCCAGCAGGGCAACCGAGCCTCTCCCCCACAAGTGTTGACATGGCTACAAAACCTGTTTGCAGCATACCACAGAGGCTGCGGCTCTGGCCTCCGCTTTCACCTTATTAAAAATTGCTGCATTTCCACGTTCAATGTCCTCAAGATTAGAGGGGCAGTTTGCCAACACAAACACTTACTCTAAGCACTCAGAACAGGAGAAAGCAAGCTATCCGAGACTAGGTCTCTGTTCAATCGTCTGTAAAAAAGTTCACGCTGCCTCCTGGTTGGTGACGCTAAAGGCAATTGGTTGACAAACGCAGTGTCTGCAGGGTTACCTTGCTGACCATGGCCTGGGAAAAGCACTGTTGCTTTCCAACAAGGTCCCCCATCAAAGTTTCAAACTCCTGTAGGAGAAAAGGCTCTCGACACATAGGAATTAATGGTTTGAAGATTGGGGAAAAAGGGTAGAAAATGGGAAGAGAAGTCTGCTGAACTGTGAGTCCCGTGGGAATGTAAGCAGGAAGAGATTATTCTTCTGGTATTCTTCAAAACAGAATATCGTGAGGCATTCACTGGAACAGGCTTAGATATTCAAACAGAAGGAGGTACTTCTGACAGAACCCATAATTAAAATCTGAAGCCATATGGAAGCCCCCAGAAGAAAGTAAGTGACCAAGAATCAAAGGCATGATGATGCTCCGGCCTTCAAAAGCATACTGTCCTCTCCATGCCACTCCACTGGGACTGACCCTGGACTTGGTGACTGGTGAAAATCAGGCACATTCTCAAAGAAAAGGCACCCTCACCTTCAGCCAGCTGCCACTACTGTTTGTAGTGATGGCCAAAATTTTTCAGTAACGGAAGCCGAGAACAACTTCTGTCTCCCACGACAAGCCTGGGTCTTGGCTGGGATTTTCTACCACCAGCATAGCAGTGAAAATTTTGGGGAGGATGGTGGAAGTGGCAGACATGAGAGGTTTGTTGCAGGTCACCCAAACAGACCACAGTTGCCTACAGGACTATGTCTAGAAAGGTCGTGGTCTCCAGAGCCAGGCTATTTCACTGATGGAAAAACATGTCCCAAACCATCAAGCCACTGGTCTGTCAGAGAAACGCTGTCTTCCTCTAAAGCTTGTTGAAACCAATCCAGCTCCAGTATTTGGTTTTGAGGGGAATCTATTGAAAACATGCCCAGTAGCCACATAAGAGAAATGAACCCAAAACTAAAGTTGTTGGAACAGGGAGTCCAGCAACAAACTCTGTTTCAACACGCCCTCAAACGCTCAATTAGAGAAATTTGTGCTGCACATACTAGAGCTTTGCGATCGCTGTGGCGGTCGCAAAGTCTTGCGGTTTCACTGCTTGGATAACAAAATCATTAATCATGACCATAATAGTAATTTTATAAAACCCGTGCAACACATTTCCTTTTGCAAGTGAGCTGTACATATCTGAGCAAGCACACATACCGCATGTTTGATATGGCTGCTTTGAGAAACAACACCGGGCTTCTACATGCAAATGATTGCACTGtgatcacttaaaaaaaaaaaagtgtccctGTTTTCCCCTCAGACTTTCAGATGTGactcattaaattaaaaaaccctagTCATTAGTAAAGAAGATTATGTTAATCATTTACTGCAGTTTACTTCTCATTGAAATGGATTTGTTACACAAGAACGGGCGGCTAATCAGGTGCCTAAGTAATATTCTGAGATAAGTATCTATCATAAAAACCATGAGAAAAAGAAGCCTTCTCCTGCTCCTGAACTGGACTGATCACCTTGCCCCTAATGGCTTTACAGAATAGGTTCACCTTGTGTGATGCAACATCCGAGGGTGActatgaaaaagaagaaagattcatCTCAAAATTACAAAGCAATACAATCTGCTTGTCAGAAATCAGTTGCCAGAGGGAAATTATGGAGTTCTGTCACTTGTAAGTTGCAGAAGTGCTTTCAGCCAGCTAAAGCATTCACAAGTTTGCTGTCAAAAATAATCGTGGGTCAAGCAAGacaagatggggttttttttccctctaggaaaaatgtttaatggTTACATGAGGTGGagaggacaagggggaacagaaGTATCATGATGTTGAACAAGTAGTTTTGCAAATAATGGTCCTAAAGAAATCAAAAACCCGTGCCAGCCTGACCTTTGCAAAAGCCCAAGCCCTCTACAAGCCGACCTGCTCCCTGGGGGCTCAAAATCTCATCTTTACCAAGGCAGCCTTCTGCAACAACGAAACCTCCTTGCAGCGGCTCCTGTGTTCACTTTGGGAAGCTTGGGCATGTTAAAGCGGAGCCCATGGCCATCTCCTCAACTGAAA contains:
- the SPRED2 gene encoding sprouty-related, EVH1 domain-containing protein 2 isoform X1, with the translated sequence MSLDGEKMTEEAYPDDVAPLSRKRGGMVVVDSVRTWHRCCAGDGIIFDLFLQPVFYLAGAHPRAWVKSDSYIVRVKAVVMTRDDSSGGWLPQEGGGLSRVGVCKVTYPEGNGRSGFLIHGERQKDKLVVLECFVKKDLVYTKANPTFHHWKVDNRKFGLTFQSPADARAFDRGVRKAIEDLIEGSTTSSSTLHNEAEVGDDDVFTNATDSSSNSSQKREQPVRTLASPASCEHRRICTRGHLHDHYSSDHYHLEQSVPRSYRHVNFPDDDEEIVRINPREKIWMTGYEDYRHAPARGKNFDPDDMDSYVRFAKSEASKHEYTYPYVDNSDFDLGEDIKGAVIKTQPVKFKPRRKEDGERSRCVYCRDMFNHEENKRGQCQDAPDRVKTCIHRVSCMWCADTMLYHCMSDPEGDYTDPCSCDTSDEMFCLRWMALIALSFIAPCMCCYLPLRACYHCGVMCRCCGGKHKAAG
- the SPRED2 gene encoding sprouty-related, EVH1 domain-containing protein 2 isoform X2 translates to MSLDGEKMTEEAYPDDDSYIVRVKAVVMTRDDSSGGWLPQEGGGLSRVGVCKVTYPEGNGRSGFLIHGERQKDKLVVLECFVKKDLVYTKANPTFHHWKVDNRKFGLTFQSPADARAFDRGVRKAIEDLIEGSTTSSSTLHNEAEVGDDDVFTNATDSSSNSSQKREQPVRTLASPASCEHRRICTRGHLHDHYSSDHYHLEQSVPRSYRHVNFPDDDEEIVRINPREKIWMTGYEDYRHAPARGKNFDPDDMDSYVRFAKSEASKHEYTYPYVDNSDFDLGEDIKGAVIKTQPVKFKPRRKEDGERSRCVYCRDMFNHEENKRGQCQDAPDRVKTCIHRVSCMWCADTMLYHCMSDPEGDYTDPCSCDTSDEMFCLRWMALIALSFIAPCMCCYLPLRACYHCGVMCRCCGGKHKAAG